DNA sequence from the Pungitius pungitius chromosome 3, fPunPun2.1, whole genome shotgun sequence genome:
CGACAAGTGCATGGGTGACACTGCCATGAAGGATTGGGTGCATAAGGTCAGAAGTTTTTCATTCACTGCTTGTAAGGGACCCTGTGTCAAAATGTTACCTTTAGACCATGTCAAGATATTGTACGTTTTGTATTAGTCATATTCATCAATTGGCTGAAATTGCAATACAGAGTTTTCCATGTTTTCCAAGTCTTTAGTATTTCATAGACTTCAATCCGCATTAATCTTGCAGGAGATAGTCACAGCCTTGACCTGCAAGAAGAACATAGTTCCTGTCACAGATCAATTTATGTGGCCCGATCCCACATTGCTACCAGAGGACATGAGAACAATTCTGAACTTCAACGGAATCAAGTGAGTAACATTATagacaaataaatcaaatctaTACCGAGAAGAAAAACATGCTGTTATTGTACGTCACTCACCACATGGCTGAATGGTGTACACCAACAGGGTTAACAGTTTACTTAGTTTGATCTTTGGTTGTGTGATAACTAACCAGTTTCAAGCCaacattgtttatttctttaattattgGCAAGTTATGTTTAGCAGAGCAGATCTGTAAAATATCCATTAATGCCTGTATTTTTTGACACAGATGGTCCCATGAATATCAGGAGGCCACGATCGAGAAGATCCTACGCTTCCTGAAAGGACAGCAAGACCAGACCGAcggaaaagaggagaaaaagaaataaactgtTTTACCTCAGCTATGTAAAATGTAGACGATGCCAAACGCCACGTGGCCTCCGGTGAACAGGGCGGCAGCTTTCCCCGCTTTGCATGTGGAGTCAGTTTGATGTTTTAGGTAACATGCTCACACAAAGACCCTAATGTAATTAGCGCAAACAATGCTTCTTAGTCAAAAGGGAATTTGCAGTTTGTCTATAATTAATTGTATTCCTATAATCCTAGTATCCCCATATGCTGTTGATGTGTAATCAGGAACAGAAAAGACGCCTTCTGTCTCTCAGGAAAATAACTGTGATGGATCAGCCGTTGTTGGCACCCCAGCAAAATCATCGATAGCTGAAGCGTCCACTAATCACAAAGGTTATATGCAACCGTCTTTTGTCCAACTTCAAAACTGTAGATACACGCGACCAAGGCTGGTCTGACATCAAACATattatgttttgtttgtgaTGGCAAAGAAAGAGAGTTTTCTTGCAAAGGCATTTATGTAATCACGATGACATTGTCCTCAGCGGGCGTTATCTAAGCTGGAGACATGCAATACAGATATAACCGAGCTACATGCTGTAAAACTGCACCCAAAATGTGCAGATCAAAGGACTGTACAGGCCACCAACATGCGCATGTGGTATTAACCGTTTCCTTCCTATCGTGTTACCAACGTTGAGTTGACATACATGAAGTACAGTAGTCAAAAACTGTAAAACTCTTTGAAAATGGCTCCATGTGAGTGGCAGTGTCCTTTGGACTGCCGTTACAAACTGTGCCATGTACGGAGGCCATCATTTCTGAAAGTAGTGAAGGACACACTCTCACTTTAACctcttttttctcatttcataCTGTTAACTGGAGGTTTTATTCAGTCTGATAATCAATTAGTTGTTTATTCATACTGTCATTAGGTCTCCAAGAAGTCCTGGTCACATATTGTTCTGTAAAAGGATGCTTCTGCAGGCTGAATGCAACTCCTGTTTTGAAGCTCTTTCATCTGATCTTGCCTTAACATTGTTTGCATTTTAAGTCCAGCTGATTGCATTTGTTGAATTAGATTTTTTCAAGAAGTCAGGACTTTGCTTTGttatcatgtttttttaatgttctcagTGTAAAACAAACATAATAAGATCATTTGATTTTAAACATGTTGGAAGATAAAAGCTGTAAACAGTGAACTGCTCTATATGAACCTCACTTAATGTGTGACATGTAAAATTAGACAAATTAGGCCAGTTCTATAAccataaatgaaatgattaCAACTTCTACAAACTGCACAACTGATTACATTCAAACAACAGACAGATTTGTGCGTTAGTTTGGCACACAATTCATCTGAAGATGCCTGAGTAATTGTCATGCTGATCAATTCACAGTAGCAGAGTTCATACCTCATTTAACCTCTAAAATTCCCTTTGTGCATTTTAAAGCTGATTCTGCAGCTCTTCTTCCCTCATCGGGCATCTAGCATCTGACCCCTGTGTGCACGTTGGCTGTAGTCCTGAGCTCTGGGACTATCCAGTGTTGTTTGTGGTGGAGGCTCAAGGTTTAAATCGTTATTCCCCGGCTGCCGCtacagtttttctctttctttcttgtaGTGCATTCCACTACTCCACAGAGTTGACTAGGTGGGATAAGGGTGCAGCAGCTGAAAAAGGATTGAATCTTGTCAAACAAATACACTATCTAAGTAAAATAAACCATCGCTGGATCTATGTGATCTGAATTTGCGGATTCAAAGCATTTCTCAAATCCAAACTAGGTTACACAGTATCTGTCACCTGCCCTTGCGAACACACTACGTTGAACCGATGCAACTACTATTGTTAACGGCGCTTAGCAAATCATACATTCAAATTGGAAATGTAAGGCAACACTCTTTGGCAGCATCACGCTGTAATGAAATGTAtcaaatcacaaaaagaaagCATATATGGGACATTATTCAACATTCCAGGCATAAGAATATCTTGATGAAACATCAGAAGATTTGATGTCTCCCTGTCAGACCTTTAACGGTCTGACAGGTTCCTCTCTTCAGGTCAGGATGCTGTGGAGTCTCTGTGGTCTCTCCTCTGGTCCAAACATTGCAGAGTACTTGAAAGACAACATAACAAAACGGTTAatgatttaattaataatttgtagattttaataataaaataactaaaaagtTCCATTAGTCCAATTGGGCAAAAGTAGCACTCACCCAATTATTccagcagggaggaagaggatgatcgCAGCGAGAAGGAAAGGGAAGCCCTTCATGAAGTGCAGTGTGGCCGGGTAGAGGGAATTGAAGAGGCCGCTACCAACCAGAAAACATAAGCTCTCCACACAGGCAACACAGGCAAACAGGACACCTGGGAGAGAGTACCAACCCACACGTTATGTAGAACCCATGCTGGGCACAAGTAGTCCCTCGTTAAAGCTGATCCAAGTATCTCTGGCTTTTGTAAAGGATCACTGACTGACCTTGTTCTGATGGGCCCACCAACTTAGACAGCTTTGACCTGAGCACAGGCGTTGCAGCCACAAAGAGGAAACACAGGCCATAACCTGGGGACAAACAAATCTGAACTTAGCAGCAGCTAAAGCGTTACAAAGTTATCACTGCATTGGTGACCACTAATAACATTGTATGAATAAGAATTCTTGTTGATGTTCTTATTTTGTCAGGAAATGACCCGTATATCATCGTGTAACTACAAATCTATGAAATCACTAACTTACTCTAGGTTTCCTCACCTGTGAACATGAGCTGCGTGGTGTCGGCTACCGAGATGACCACCAGGCCGATGACATTGGAGGCCAGGCCCACGATCGCCACCCAGGAGTCCTCCAGGCAGCGCTGCATGACCTTCAGCCCCAGCAGACTGGTAAGGTAGGCCAGGTTCTGGGCAGCTGACCCAAAGCCGATGAGCGCCGGCCCCCAGCAAAGGGGAGAGCTCAGCTCGTACAACACGTACAACTCCCTGCAGCCCATGTGTACGCTCACGACTACAAAGAAACACAGCGTGTAAAGCCACAGCTTGCACCTGTGAAATTTTCCACCCGCCTCAGTGGTGCTGCCTCCCGTTGAGAAGAGATGCCAGACAGCTTTGTAGTGGTCAGAGGTGAGGAGCCTGGCACTCGGGTCTGGCACGACGGACTCACGGACAAACAGGTACGCGTACAGAGCCGAAGCCAAGTTAGTGGCCAAGACCAGCCAGAATGGATTGATGTACCTGGGTAGGGGCATAACAGCATCATTTGCATAGAAAATCTTTTGAGCAGTGGACAGGATATAAATaactgactttcaaaataagacatttCTTACCCTTGCGCCCGCCGCCACTGTCCTCCGATGATGCTCGCTAGCATCCCGGAAAGGCCCAGACAAGCTTCCAAGATCGCCACCCTGAATGTGCGGGAACTTGTGTTGCTGGTGTCAGCCACGTATGCAAAACAGCCCGCCAGGATGGCATTGAAATCCCCTGAAAGGCCACTGAGCAGCCTGCCCACTAGGAAGTAGACCACAGGCAGCTTCAGGTACATCACCAGCAGGTACACCAATGCTTGGAGGGCCAGGCCGAGGTTGGGGATGATGAGGACTGGTCTGCGACCTACGAGGTCACTCCATGAACCCAGGAGAGGCACAACCAGCAGGCCTACAGAGAAGCCAGCAAGACTTATGTACAGGTTCCAGTGGGCTGTCATAGTTTCCACCTCCTGCGAAAAGATAAAAATGACCATTGCAACCCGGTCAAATGATTTAGCAGCGATCATAGCTTCAGTTGTTTGTTATTGGTACCCTATCCTACGGATACTAACAGTAACCTTAGATCCTGAGTAGACTGTTCCAAACTAGATGTGTAAAACAAGCTGTTGGTGCTCAgtttctcatttaaaaagtcaaagagctgtttctctttttgtaaGTGCCCCAAAAAATAATTGCAGTTTCTTATCTAACTTGTTTTCAACCCATACACCTGGATTTTAAGCAATGGTGATACTACCTCTTTGAATCTTTACACATAATCGTCACACTTGTGTAATGCATTCTTGTCTTTTATTGTGGCTGGTATTGTTTAGgaataaaatgtctttattttgtttgtatcgCTTTTTTGTGCTGCATGTTTTTACTGGCATATAACGTTTTACATGTGTCTAATAACACCGTTATGACATATGATGCTTGTCGATCGGTCCACCACGTGACCCGGTATCGAATCAGCGAACCTGACACTCTAACCGCGGTGATCACAAGACCCCCCGCGGCTGAAAGCTACCGGTCACGTGACCCGggagtgatttatttttgcattattGTAATCAATGGGGCGAGTGACCGTTTGAAGCGGGTCGGCGGGCCCGGAGCCGTTGCCGCACTCCGACCTCTTGGAGCCGTTGTAGCCCAGGTCCTCGCTGACGCGGTCCCACAGGTACTGCGTGGAGAGGGGCGCCTGCAGGGCCAGGGAGAACACGGAGAGGAACAGCACTGGCTCCACCGTCACCGGCAGCCGGCACCTCCACGGCGGCCGTGCTGGGCGGGCCTCCGTTGACGTCACTTCGGCCTCTCCGTTGGCTTTCTCCTCGGTGGTCGTCGCGTCGAGCACATCGGGAGGAAGGATCGCCGCGGTGTCCGAGTCGTCCATGTCCCTAAACGACTGGGCGTTGGACCGGGGACACCGGTCGTGGCTGTGTTACTTTCTCGGGACAAAGGAAGCACATTCAAAACTCTTCCCTCGCGCGACTCCTTCCCTTGACCGTTGAGCGGGTTAGCCGGTCAGCTAGCGCACCATGCTAACCGCTACTTCGCTAACAGGCTTTTCTGTTAcggggaaatggaaaaaaagagttaaaaagaaaacttaagTGCTAGCTCAGCAGAACAAAGAAAGCAGCACCGAGGTTTCAGTTTTAAAGCCTGAAGTGAGCAGCCCCGTCTGGACGAAGGAGCGAACTGCATGGTTTTGGTCACTAATGCCAGCTAAAGGTCCATCTACTCCGGGTTAACGTTAGTGTTATACTGCTATAGCTGTTAGTTTTGTATGAAATGCAGCATTAAAGCCCACTGTCCCCAAAGCTGTCTGGTTTGTAGTGTTTTTATCACTACCATTAGTTTCTTTGACACTAAATATTGGCAGGCGGATAAGCTAATATTGAGTTGTATATTAATCATTAGACATGGCTTGTGTTTATATGGACTTTATTCATGATTAGACAAATGTACGCTCTAATTAGGTATACACAAGTGGGGGCAAAAGTTATTTGTAATGATTAACGGGGTATTATTACGTCTGCTTTCCACGGCTGGATGATTTCAAAAAGGCAGCTgagaaatggaataaaagagaCTTATCTTCCCAAATGTATTTAACTTGACATTGTACAAACTACTTCATCTAATCAAACCATTCAATCAGCATACATATCTATTAATACCTCTGAAATAATGAATAACATAACAAATGAGGTGTTAACGACAATAtaatgactgaaaaaaaacaatagaattGTATTGGTATGTTTAATGGACGCTAACGCTAATTATACATTGACTTTATTCCTCATTTGTATCTGACTGAGCCACATTTTAAACTCTAAACGGCAAGTTTGTCCAACCGTTAAGCAGCGCACACGTGTAGCAATCCCTCCCAAGTAAACACACTTCTTATATATATTGGAAGTAATATTTTCAGCAAAAAACTTGTGTTATCTGAAAGTATTTCTCCCCATTGAGGACTTTGAACGTAATTGGATAAAAACTCAGGGTTGCCTCAAGCAATAAAACAGTAATCATCATACACTCTTTCGAAACCTTTTGACTTTTTCCACACGTGAGCGCACATTTGGAGGATTATCTGGTCTGTCTACATTTCAGCCTCAGGCAGGCTTCATAGGAAACACAACATTGTGTTTAGCATGTTACGCCCACACAACTTATTTACAAGGCTATTAACCCTGTTATCTAGTGGAACTTTTTCTAAAGATTTCTCCATCCTGTTACAAGACATTGACAACACATTGATCACATGCCATTTCATACCATCCCCCCGCCCCACTCCAAAGTTAatttttaatcttcttttcAGGGTGACCAGCAAAGCCATACATATATACCGGGACGTTCTGTTACTGTCTCTTAGCTACTAGGGCAGTGTGGAGATTTGCATATATTTTCTCTGTACTCTTCAGTACTTTGGATGTCCCTCACACCTTTTGGATCATGGCTGGGTTTCTTACATGGTTGTGGAAGTATAGGAATTACATTGTGATAGTCCTGACACCTCTTTTACTTCTGCCTCTGCCCCTTGTCATCCCGACCCTGGTAAGAAAATGACCATGTGCATGACTTTTTCTTGTTGTAGGTCACATATTAGACTTCAGTCCTGCAGAATTGTGTGGCTTGTCTAATTGCATAATGAATATTAGTCCAAATCTATGTAAGATTTTCTCTAACCATAAATGTTGCTGAATGGTCTTTATAAGTTGAAGTGTGTTTCTGATGTTGCGGTGCCTTGCTGAAGTTGAAGTAAAACCTTTGTGATGACTAGGTTTGCAAGAAAGCCAATTAAGTGCAGCAGAAATTCCTTCAAAGCAAATGTAGCTTAAAAAATACTAACTTACAATATGTGAAATTAAAGGCTGAGTGCAATATTTTCTCTCCATCAGTCCTGATGAATACATGATGCAGTTTAGTCATCAACTGTTGAGCTACTGATCTGAGAGCTGAGACGGAGTAAATATTATCGCCTGTTCTGTAGTATATTTGCTGGTTGAGTTCAATTAGATTTCTATGGTAGAATGTTTTGAGCACAAATCCCCCATTTAGCCACCCTCACTGCACATTGAGGGTAAACGGCTTTAGCGGGTTGGTGATCTGACTAACTTTGATAAAATATTGGGTCTGTCCCTTCGTTTACCAAAAATAAACACCCACATGTCAAACATCAAACAGCAAGTATATTATCATAGCTGATCTTTAGCCAAAGGTGGTCTCATACCAACATTATTGGACCACCTAGATGTGTCAAATCCGTCCAGTACACAgtgtgcacccccccctccccccaccccgaaTGTCAGCCGGTCGGACCGTCAGCGCCCATCCACCCGCCCCCTCAGTCGAACCGATCGTCAGTGggtcgaactgggcagtatctgaccccaacctgaaatgagtttgacacccctgaccTAGATGGTTACTTTCTCGCTGGACACGACTCAGATTAACTACGCATAAGATAAAACATTCCATCCAAAACATGATAAAGGAAGTCTCCAATGAATGCCACATTCTAGATCTGCTTTCATGTGTTGGACACCTAAGTGAAGAAGAAATTATGCTCAACCTTCAACCTATTATACCAAACATTGATTTTCATTGCAAAAGTTCACCCTGTCCACAGATACTTCTATCATAGCAGCATAAACTCCGCTGCAACAATCATTTCAAAGCTTAAAATCCAAGAGTTATGTGATTGTTTAGAGTAAGCAGTGTGAAAGGTCACAACACCGTGATTCTAGATAATCCTCTGTCATAAAAAGGACTGAATGATCCGTAAGGGAGCTAGCAGGAGAGATTGTGTTGGTGGTTGAGGTAGATATCAGAGAGAGTGGTTATTTGAAGTAGAGATACTGAATGTTTAGATGTTAATGAGGCAAAGAAAGGCTGACCATACTTGATGTAACGAAAGTGATTGATTCATTCTACCATTGAGGAGTCTGAGGAGCACAGAATAGAGGCTTAGATAAAAGTGACAGGAACTTTGAtctctgaagtttttttttatgctcTGAAACATTACATTATACAGTATTTTCTAATATATTCTAACATGCAATCCACTTAGGAGGTTTGTTTTGATATACTTTGACTAAACAATGATTATACCTGGCCttctaaataataatttaaaaaaaaaatctattgtcTTTTCAAACATAATCATTCATTCCACAAAGTATTTTTGGTAGAGAGATAGAGTTCCTATAGTTCTGTATCCAAAGCTGTGGCCACGTTTTGTGAAACGActgcaacaaaatgaaaatgacaatcAAAAGGGATCAAAGGCCTTAGTCTGGAAGGACATTAGTTGCTTTACGTTGTCTTCTCAGCTGCAGCATGGAGAGGACGGCCTCCGTCATTGACCCTTTGTATCGTGTAATCTTTGACTATGATAAATTGAAAAATGGGATCATGTTGTGGGGCTAAATCTTTcctatttattaaaagatcacAACCTCAGTTTCTATTCAGCTTCTCACAATGATTCACCATTTCAAAAGAGATAAGCATTTTATGGCCTTGTTTCTGGTTCAGCTGTTGTAAATGGaacatac
Encoded proteins:
- the slc46a1 gene encoding proton-coupled folate transporter, with protein sequence MDDSDTAAILPPDVLDATTTEEKANGEAEVTSTEARPARPPWRCRLPVTVEPVLFLSVFSLALQAPLSTQYLWDRVSEDLGYNGSKRSECGNGSGPADPLQTEVETMTAHWNLYISLAGFSVGLLVVPLLGSWSDLVGRRPVLIIPNLGLALQALVYLLVMYLKLPVVYFLVGRLLSGLSGDFNAILAGCFAYVADTSNTSSRTFRVAILEACLGLSGMLASIIGGQWRRAQGYINPFWLVLATNLASALYAYLFVRESVVPDPSARLLTSDHYKAVWHLFSTGGSTTEAGGKFHRCKLWLYTLCFFVVVSVHMGCRELYVLYELSSPLCWGPALIGFGSAAQNLAYLTSLLGLKVMQRCLEDSWVAIVGLASNVIGLVVISVADTTQLMFTGYGLCFLFVAATPVLRSKLSKLVGPSEQGVLFACVACVESLCFLVGSGLFNSLYPATLHFMKGFPFLLAAIILFLPAGIIGTLQCLDQRRDHRDSTAS